A window of Streptomyces sp. Je 1-332 genomic DNA:
GGGGAGTGTGGTGCTGCTGTCCCAGACGCTCACGTCCACCGCGCCGTTCTGGACCTCGAGGGTTACCAGAAAGGGTCCGGGCGCGTATTTGCGGGTGTTGGTCACCAGCTCGCTGACCACCAGCTGCACCATGCCCATCGCTCGGCTGGAGACCGGGAACCCGTGGCCTGCCTGCACATCTGCCAGAAAGCTTCGGGCCAACGCACGAGCGGCGGGGATCTCTTCATCTTCGTCACCGAAGGCCGCTGAAACCGAGATGGTCCCACGGAGCTCCAGCCCTCGTTCGTCTGTCTGGTCCATACGGTTTGCCTTGCTGCCCGGGTGTCCTGCCACGTCGCACAGCAGCTCCCTACCCCGAGAACGGCATCCAACACAGCAGCCGGTCTCGGCAGCCCTGCCGCCTCCAGACCCCGAGCCGTTGGGCGAGCCGCAGACAGGTGTGTGGCGCCCGTGGCGAATGGCGCGGACGGCGATGACGGCTGCCGCCGCGGACCCTCTCATGGCGCGGCGGGGGCAACAGCCGACGTCGCACCTGCGCCGCGAACGTCGACCGCCATCAGCCAAGAGGAGTGCGGGCTGGGGAGTCTTCCTTCGCGCGCCCTGGATCAGCAACGCAACTGCAAGGTGCTCAGCCGCGGGGTCGACGTGGCGCAGCGGCCTGGAGTGGGCTACGGCAGCGCGGCGACGGCTCGGTCCAGCGAGCCGGTGAAGCCCGACCAAGCGAGGTCGGTGTCCGGGCCGCGCTCATGCGGGGAGCGGAAGGTCCGCAGGTAGATGGTGAGATCATCGAGGTCCCAGCGCAGCCGGTACAGGTCCAGCGCCGCCGGGTCGGGCCTTCGACCGGT
This region includes:
- a CDS encoding ATP-binding protein — its product is MDQTDERGLELRGTISVSAAFGDEDEEIPAARALARSFLADVQAGHGFPVSSRAMGMVQLVVSELVTNTRKYAPGPFLVTLEVQNGAVDVSVWDSSTTLPAVLAQDPSRIGQHGLEIVMAVSKSFQVQREPVGKRITAAVVLADDPGGDAAGHRL